The following proteins are co-located in the Streptomyces sp. DT2A-34 genome:
- a CDS encoding xanthine dehydrogenase family protein molybdopterin-binding subunit has protein sequence MPTNGAPTKITQGSQTKGGIGESTLRPDGTLKVTGEFAYSSDMWHEDMLWGQILRSTVAHAEIVSIDTSEALAMAGVYAVMTYDDLPTDVKNYGLEIQDTPVLAHGKVRHHGEPVAIVAADHPETARRAAAKIKVEYRELPVITDEASATAPDAILIHENRDDHHSGHVPHPNIVHRQPIIRGDAAEAAKKADVIVKGEYTFGMQDQAFLGPESGLAVPDEDGGVHLYIATQWLHSDLRQIAPVLGLPEKKVRMTLAGVGGAFGGREDLSMQIHACLLALRTGKPVKIVYNRFESFFGHVHRHPAKLYYEHGATKDGKLTHVKCRIVLDGGAYASASPAVVGNASSLSIGPYVVDDVDIEALALYTNNPPCGAMRGFGAVQACFAYEAQMDKVAKKLGMDPVEFRQLNAMEQGTIMPTGQPVDSPAPVAELLRRVKAMPMPPERQWESSEGADVRQLPGGLSNTTHGEGVVRGVGYAVGIKNVGFSEGFDDYSTAKVRMEVVGGEPVATVHTAMAEVGQGGVTVHAQIARTELGVTQVTIHPADTQVGSAGSTSASRQTYVTGGAVKNSCELVREKVLEIGRRKFGSYHPAWATAELLLEGGKVVTDGGEVLADLVDVLEGEAVEVEAEWRHRPTEAFDLRTGQGNGHVQYSFAAHRAVVEVDTELGLVKVIELACAQDVGKALNPLSVLGQIQGGTLQGMGIAVMEEIVVDPKTAKVRNPSFTDYLLPTILDTPIIPVDVLELADEHAPYGLRGIGEAPTLSSTPAVLAAIRNATGLELNRTPVRPEHLTGTA, from the coding sequence ATGCCCACCAACGGCGCTCCCACCAAGATCACCCAGGGTTCCCAGACCAAGGGCGGCATCGGTGAGTCCACGCTCCGCCCGGACGGCACCCTCAAGGTCACCGGCGAGTTCGCGTACTCGTCCGACATGTGGCACGAGGACATGCTCTGGGGTCAGATCCTGCGCTCCACCGTCGCGCACGCCGAGATCGTGTCCATCGACACGAGCGAGGCCCTCGCCATGGCGGGCGTCTACGCCGTCATGACGTACGACGACCTGCCGACCGACGTGAAGAACTACGGCCTGGAGATCCAGGACACCCCGGTCCTCGCGCACGGCAAGGTCCGTCACCACGGTGAGCCGGTAGCGATCGTCGCCGCCGACCACCCGGAGACGGCCCGCCGTGCCGCCGCCAAGATCAAGGTCGAGTACCGCGAGCTGCCCGTCATCACCGACGAGGCCTCCGCGACCGCCCCGGACGCGATCCTCATCCACGAGAACCGCGACGACCACCACAGCGGCCACGTCCCGCACCCGAACATCGTCCACCGCCAGCCGATCATCCGCGGCGATGCGGCGGAGGCCGCCAAGAAGGCGGACGTGATCGTCAAGGGCGAGTACACCTTCGGCATGCAGGACCAGGCCTTCCTCGGCCCCGAGTCCGGCCTCGCCGTGCCGGACGAGGACGGTGGCGTCCACCTCTACATCGCCACCCAGTGGCTGCACTCCGACCTGCGCCAGATCGCGCCCGTGCTCGGCCTGCCCGAGAAGAAGGTGCGGATGACGCTGGCCGGCGTCGGCGGCGCCTTCGGCGGGCGCGAGGACCTGTCGATGCAGATCCACGCCTGCCTGCTGGCGCTGCGGACCGGAAAGCCCGTAAAGATCGTCTACAACCGGTTCGAGTCCTTCTTCGGGCACGTCCACCGTCACCCCGCCAAGCTCTACTACGAGCACGGCGCCACGAAGGACGGCAAGCTCACCCATGTGAAGTGCCGGATCGTGCTCGACGGTGGCGCGTACGCCTCCGCGTCGCCTGCGGTCGTCGGTAACGCCTCCTCGCTCAGCATCGGCCCGTACGTCGTCGACGACGTCGACATCGAGGCCCTCGCCCTCTACACCAACAACCCGCCCTGCGGCGCCATGCGCGGCTTCGGCGCGGTCCAGGCGTGCTTCGCGTACGAGGCGCAGATGGACAAGGTGGCGAAGAAGCTGGGCATGGACCCGGTGGAGTTCCGGCAGCTGAACGCGATGGAGCAGGGCACCATCATGCCGACCGGGCAGCCGGTCGACTCCCCGGCGCCGGTCGCCGAACTGCTGCGCCGCGTCAAGGCGATGCCGATGCCGCCCGAGCGCCAGTGGGAGAGCAGCGAGGGCGCGGACGTACGGCAGCTGCCCGGCGGGCTCTCCAACACCACGCACGGTGAAGGCGTCGTACGCGGTGTCGGCTACGCGGTCGGCATCAAGAACGTCGGCTTCTCCGAAGGCTTCGACGACTACTCCACCGCCAAGGTGCGCATGGAGGTCGTCGGCGGCGAGCCCGTCGCGACCGTGCACACCGCCATGGCGGAGGTCGGCCAGGGCGGCGTCACCGTCCACGCGCAGATCGCCCGCACCGAGCTGGGCGTCACCCAGGTGACGATCCACCCGGCGGACACGCAGGTGGGCAGCGCCGGTTCGACGTCGGCCTCGCGGCAGACGTACGTCACCGGCGGCGCCGTCAAGAACTCCTGCGAGCTCGTCCGCGAGAAGGTCCTGGAGATCGGGCGCCGCAAGTTCGGCTCCTACCACCCGGCTTGGGCGACGGCGGAGCTGCTGCTGGAGGGCGGCAAGGTCGTCACCGACGGCGGCGAGGTCCTCGCCGACCTGGTGGATGTGCTGGAGGGCGAGGCCGTCGAGGTCGAGGCCGAGTGGCGGCACCGCCCCACCGAGGCCTTCGACCTGCGCACCGGCCAGGGCAACGGCCACGTCCAGTACTCCTTCGCCGCGCACCGCGCCGTCGTCGAGGTCGACACCGAGCTCGGCCTGGTGAAGGTCATCGAGCTGGCCTGCGCCCAGGACGTCGGCAAGGCGCTCAACCCGCTGTCCGTCCTCGGCCAGATCCAGGGCGGCACCCTCCAGGGCATGGGCATCGCGGTGATGGAGGAGATCGTCGTCGACCCCAAGACCGCGAAGGTCAGGAACCCGTCCTTCACGGACTACCTGCTCCCGACCATCCTCGACACGCCGATCATCCCGGTCGACGTGCTCGAACTCGCCGACGAGCACGCCCCGTACGGGCTGCGTGGCATCGGCGAGGCCCCCACCCTGTCGTCGACCCCGGCCGTCCTCGCGGCGATCCGGAACGCGACCGGGCTGGAGCTCAACCGCACGCCGGTACGGCCCGAACACCTCACGGGCACGGCGTAA
- a CDS encoding (2Fe-2S)-binding protein, which produces MRVNFTVNGRPQEADDVWEGESLLYVLRERLGLPGSKNACEQGECGSCTVRLDGVPVCSCLVAAGQVEGREVVTVEGLADFAKQRAEHGGCATGACGTDGKAGTSLQDAQHWAAKGQDSQTGEGTELSPIQQAFIDAGAVQCGFCTPGLLVAADEMLERNPNPTDADIREALSGNLCRCTGYEKIMDAVRLAAARQGEAV; this is translated from the coding sequence ATGCGCGTCAACTTCACTGTCAACGGACGTCCGCAGGAAGCCGACGACGTCTGGGAGGGCGAGAGCCTTCTGTACGTGCTGCGCGAGCGGCTCGGTCTGCCGGGGTCGAAGAACGCCTGTGAGCAGGGTGAGTGCGGGTCCTGCACCGTTCGGCTGGACGGTGTGCCGGTGTGTTCGTGTCTGGTCGCCGCCGGGCAGGTAGAGGGCCGTGAGGTCGTGACCGTCGAGGGGCTGGCCGATTTCGCCAAGCAGCGTGCCGAGCACGGTGGTTGTGCGACCGGGGCCTGCGGTACGGACGGGAAGGCGGGGACCTCGCTCCAGGACGCCCAGCACTGGGCCGCCAAGGGGCAGGACTCGCAGACCGGCGAGGGCACCGAACTCTCCCCGATCCAGCAGGCGTTCATCGACGCCGGCGCCGTCCAGTGCGGCTTCTGCACCCCGGGTCTGCTGGTCGCCGCCGACGAGATGCTGGAGCGCAACCCCAACCCGACCGACGCGGACATCCGCGAGGCGCTGTCGGGCAACCTGTGCCGCTGCACGGGCTACGAGAAGATCATGGACGCGGTCCGCCTCGCGGCCGCCCGGCAGGGAGAGGCGGTCTGA
- a CDS encoding xanthine dehydrogenase family protein subunit M — MDFLRPASWEEALAAKAEHPTAVPIAGGTDVMVEINFDHRRPEYLLDLNRIGDLYEWEVGEDSVRLGASVPYSRIMESLRAELPGLALASHTVASPQIRNRGGVGGNLGTASPAGDAHPALLAAGAEVEVESVRGSRRIPIDEFYTGVKRNALAADELIRAVHIKKADGPQQYSKVGTRNAMVIAVCAFGLALHPETRTVRTGIGSAAPTPVRAKAAEEFLNAALEEGGFWDNGKIITPSVAKQFAELCSGACNPIDDVRGTASYRRHAVGIMARRTLTWTWESYRGTAAHTEGVA, encoded by the coding sequence ATGGACTTCCTTCGCCCCGCCAGCTGGGAGGAGGCGCTCGCCGCGAAGGCCGAGCACCCCACCGCTGTGCCGATTGCGGGTGGCACCGATGTGATGGTCGAGATCAACTTCGACCACCGCCGGCCCGAGTACCTCCTCGACCTGAACCGCATCGGCGACCTCTACGAGTGGGAGGTCGGCGAGGACAGCGTGCGGCTCGGTGCCTCCGTCCCGTACAGCAGGATCATGGAGAGCCTGCGCGCCGAGCTGCCGGGCCTGGCTCTCGCCTCGCACACGGTCGCCTCCCCGCAGATCCGCAACCGCGGCGGCGTCGGCGGCAACCTCGGCACCGCCTCCCCGGCCGGCGACGCCCACCCCGCCCTCCTCGCGGCAGGCGCCGAGGTCGAGGTCGAGTCGGTGCGCGGCAGCCGCCGTATCCCGATCGACGAGTTCTACACCGGCGTGAAGCGCAACGCGCTGGCCGCGGATGAGCTCATCCGGGCCGTGCACATCAAGAAGGCCGACGGGCCGCAGCAGTACTCCAAGGTGGGGACCAGGAACGCCATGGTCATCGCCGTGTGCGCCTTCGGGCTCGCGCTGCACCCCGAGACGCGGACCGTGCGTACCGGGATCGGCTCGGCCGCCCCGACACCCGTGCGGGCCAAGGCCGCCGAGGAGTTCCTGAACGCGGCGCTCGAAGAGGGCGGCTTCTGGGACAACGGCAAGATCATCACCCCGTCGGTCGCCAAGCAGTTCGCCGAGCTGTGCTCCGGCGCCTGCAACCCGATCGACGACGTCCGGGGCACCGCGAGCTACCGCCGCCACGCGGTCGGCATCATGGCCCGCCGCACGCTGACCTGGACCTGGGAGTCGTACCGCGGCACCGCCGCCCACACGGAGGGAGTCGCCTGA
- a CDS encoding PucR family transcriptional regulator, translating to MRLRALLDTDALGLKLLGGEEELDRTVRGVMTTDLRDPSRYLSGGELVLTGLAWRRNAADSEPFVRILVQAGVAALAAGEAELGDIPDDLVLACTRHRLPLFAVHESVAFATITEHVVRQVSGERAGDLAAVVDRHRRMMTSGPAGGGPDVVLDLLGSDLDLRAWVLAPTGRLIAGSKVGGPALPADMCAKLAAEHLSAARTARRGPHRTTIGGTPYSLFPIRSSGRSPRAARDVRETVLSDWLLAVEADASDWPEERLDLLQGVTQLIAVERDRRDAARTVRRRLAQEVLELVQTGAAPAEIAARLRVAAPVLLPGLGAAPHWQVVVARVEWEGGDTEPGPIAQSLLEEILVDPLATGPEPSDRIAVAHTGDEAIALVPLPAVSSEHDGSEAGIHADSLLDSIRDALSAGLDGDGRVTLGVSAAVHSAEGLRGALEEARHARRVAAARTGRVCAAGHQELASHVLLLPFVPDDVRRAFTARLLDPLRDYDRRHRAELIPTLEAFLDCDGSWTRCATRLHLHVNTLRYRVGRIEQLTSRDLSRLEDKLDFFLALRMS from the coding sequence ATGCGGCTGCGCGCACTGCTGGACACCGACGCGCTGGGCCTCAAGCTGCTCGGCGGCGAGGAAGAGCTGGACCGCACCGTGCGCGGTGTGATGACCACCGACCTCAGGGACCCCAGCCGCTACCTCTCGGGCGGTGAGCTGGTGCTCACCGGGCTGGCCTGGCGCAGGAACGCCGCGGACTCCGAGCCTTTCGTGCGGATCCTGGTGCAGGCCGGTGTGGCCGCCCTGGCGGCCGGCGAGGCCGAGCTGGGCGACATCCCCGACGACCTGGTGCTGGCCTGCACCCGGCACCGCCTGCCGCTGTTCGCGGTGCACGAGTCGGTGGCGTTCGCGACGATCACCGAGCATGTCGTACGGCAGGTCAGCGGCGAGCGGGCCGGGGACCTGGCGGCCGTCGTGGACCGCCACCGCCGGATGATGACGTCGGGCCCGGCGGGCGGCGGCCCGGACGTCGTCCTCGACCTGCTCGGCTCGGACCTGGACCTGCGGGCGTGGGTGCTGGCGCCGACGGGGCGGCTCATCGCGGGCTCGAAGGTGGGAGGCCCGGCGCTGCCCGCCGACATGTGCGCGAAGCTGGCGGCGGAGCACCTGTCGGCCGCCCGCACAGCCCGGCGCGGCCCGCACCGCACGACCATCGGCGGCACGCCGTACTCGCTCTTCCCGATCCGCAGCAGCGGCCGCTCCCCGCGGGCGGCGCGGGACGTGCGCGAGACGGTGCTGTCGGACTGGCTGCTGGCCGTGGAGGCGGACGCGAGCGACTGGCCCGAGGAGCGCCTGGACCTCCTCCAGGGCGTCACCCAGCTGATCGCGGTGGAACGCGACCGGCGCGACGCGGCACGCACGGTCCGCCGCCGCCTCGCCCAGGAGGTCCTCGAACTGGTCCAGACGGGCGCGGCACCCGCCGAGATCGCCGCGCGCCTGCGCGTCGCGGCCCCCGTCCTGCTGCCCGGTCTCGGCGCGGCCCCGCACTGGCAGGTGGTGGTGGCCCGGGTCGAGTGGGAGGGCGGCGACACCGAGCCCGGCCCGATCGCCCAGTCCCTCCTGGAGGAGATCCTGGTCGACCCGCTCGCGACCGGCCCCGAACCCTCCGACCGTATCGCCGTGGCCCACACCGGCGACGAGGCCATCGCGCTCGTCCCCCTCCCCGCGGTCTCCTCGGAGCACGACGGCTCCGAAGCGGGCATCCACGCGGACTCGCTCCTCGACTCGATCCGGGACGCGCTGTCGGCGGGCCTGGACGGCGACGGCCGGGTCACGCTCGGCGTGAGCGCGGCGGTGCACTCGGCGGAGGGCCTGCGCGGCGCCCTGGAGGAGGCCCGGCACGCCCGCCGGGTGGCGGCGGCCCGCACGGGCCGGGTCTGCGCGGCGGGCCACCAGGAGCTGGCCTCCCACGTCCTCCTGCTCCCCTTCGTCCCGGACGACGTCCGCCGAGCCTTCACGGCCCGCCTCCTGGACCCGCTGCGCGACTACGACCGCCGCCACCGCGCCGAACTGATCCCCACCCTGGAAGCGTTCCTCGACTGCGACGGCTCCTGGACCCGCTGCGCGACCCGCCTCCACCTGCACGTCAACACGCTGCGCTACCGAGTGGGGCGGATCGAGCAGTTGACGAGCCGGGACCTGTCCCGGCTGGAGGACAAGCTGGATTTCTTCTTGGCATTGCGGATGAGTTGA
- a CDS encoding GntR family transcriptional regulator translates to MKQGAQGSAATGIPQVSEAGVPRVPPQGRAAGVGAGVGAGDERARGAGASAPAARGEHTHSEQPIPRPRPVVQRASVRGQILDALRTALVAGELIPGAVYSAPALGERFGVSATPVREAMQQLALEGAVEVVPNRGFRVVERGARELAELAEVRALIEVPVMLRLARTVPAERWAELRPLAEATVRAASTGCRATYAETDRTFHRAVLSLCGNEQLVQIADDLHRRAQWPLVSAVLPSGRGPADLIADAAEHVALLDALIAGELDVVRALVGEHFAG, encoded by the coding sequence GTGAAGCAGGGCGCGCAGGGCTCCGCGGCCACGGGGATTCCGCAGGTCTCGGAGGCTGGGGTGCCGCGGGTGCCGCCGCAGGGGCGGGCTGCGGGCGTGGGTGCTGGTGTGGGCGCGGGCGACGAGCGGGCGCGGGGTGCTGGAGCCTCGGCGCCGGCGGCTCGTGGTGAGCACACCCACAGTGAGCAGCCGATCCCGCGGCCGCGTCCGGTCGTTCAGCGGGCCTCGGTGCGGGGTCAGATCCTCGACGCCCTGCGCACCGCGCTCGTCGCCGGTGAGCTGATTCCCGGCGCGGTGTACTCGGCTCCCGCACTCGGCGAGCGCTTCGGTGTCTCCGCCACGCCGGTCCGCGAGGCCATGCAGCAGCTCGCGTTGGAGGGGGCCGTCGAGGTCGTTCCCAACCGGGGGTTCCGGGTGGTCGAACGGGGCGCCCGGGAGTTGGCCGAGCTGGCCGAGGTCCGTGCGCTGATCGAGGTTCCGGTGATGCTCCGGCTCGCGCGTACTGTCCCTGCCGAACGCTGGGCGGAACTACGGCCGTTGGCGGAGGCGACGGTTCGGGCGGCGTCGACCGGCTGCCGGGCCACGTACGCGGAAACCGACCGCACCTTCCATCGTGCCGTGCTCTCCCTGTGCGGCAACGAACAACTCGTCCAGATCGCCGACGACCTCCACCGGCGCGCCCAGTGGCCCCTGGTGAGCGCCGTCCTCCCGTCCGGCCGGGGTCCAGCCGACCTCATCGCGGATGCTGCGGAACACGTGGCGCTGCTGGACGCGTTGATCGCCGGGGAGCTGGATGTGGTGCGGGCGCTGGTGGGGGAGCACTTCGCGGGGTAG
- a CDS encoding (2Fe-2S)-binding protein — MSVPPIALADAYTRLTEVFPGLDITQPPPDEQLPSHDGWITAASLAAGGTGLDTFLAWDDAQVLRDYGMPARQDVVAGFGLHRYAWPVCLLITVPWFLLRRVPRFPVTHVSYDRTTPGLAIGRLAARPTTFACLPGDPAATLPGARVVPDEEALRAEVRTAVAEHLEPVLTGFGPRMRRRGRALWGMVTDEVVEGLWYVAHLLGDGEQDRARRELELLLPGATQPYVGSAAFRELTGPDGESLPTRDRASCCMFYTLRPEDTCPTCPRTCDADRVTKLLSAAS, encoded by the coding sequence ATGTCCGTGCCCCCCATAGCCCTCGCGGACGCCTACACCCGTCTCACCGAGGTCTTCCCGGGGCTCGACATCACCCAGCCACCCCCCGACGAGCAGCTCCCCAGCCACGACGGCTGGATCACCGCCGCCTCGCTCGCAGCGGGCGGCACCGGCCTCGACACGTTCCTGGCCTGGGACGACGCACAGGTACTACGCGACTACGGAATGCCCGCACGCCAGGACGTCGTCGCCGGCTTCGGCCTGCACCGGTACGCCTGGCCCGTCTGCCTGCTGATCACCGTGCCGTGGTTCCTGCTCCGCCGCGTCCCCCGCTTCCCCGTGACGCATGTCTCGTACGACCGCACGACCCCCGGCCTCGCCATAGGCCGCCTGGCCGCCCGCCCCACGACCTTCGCCTGCCTGCCCGGCGACCCGGCGGCCACCCTGCCCGGCGCCAGGGTCGTCCCCGACGAGGAGGCACTGCGCGCAGAGGTGCGGACCGCCGTCGCCGAGCACCTGGAACCCGTACTCACCGGCTTCGGACCGCGCATGCGGCGACGCGGACGCGCGCTGTGGGGCATGGTGACCGACGAGGTCGTCGAGGGCCTGTGGTACGTCGCCCACCTGCTCGGCGACGGCGAGCAGGACCGGGCACGGCGCGAGCTGGAGCTGCTGCTGCCGGGCGCGACACAGCCGTACGTCGGCTCGGCCGCCTTCCGCGAACTCACCGGACCGGACGGCGAGTCACTACCCACTCGAGACCGGGCGAGCTGCTGCATGTTCTACACACTGCGCCCCGAGGACACCTGCCCCACCTGCCCGCGCACCTGCGACGCGGACCGCGTCACCAAGCTTCTGTCCGCAGCCAGTTGA
- a CDS encoding DUF2637 domain-containing protein has translation MRLTEISLNWLLPGAVLLLGLLAAIAVLRRGKTSGKDASADDSWERSEERRRRKEAIYGTASYVLLFCCAAVAAALSFHGLVGFGEQNLGLHNGWQYLVPFGLDGAAMFCSVLAVREASHGDAALGSRILVWTFAAAAAWFNWVHAPRGIGHDGAPHFFAGMSLSAAVLFDRALKQTRRAALREQGLVPRPLPQIRIVRWLRAPRETYKAWSLMLLEGVRSLDEAVDEVREDKRQKEEARLRRREQQRMERAQLKAISRGHRGFVGRGGGRQAEPPAALERASAQVSAEPAISTPEQLPPVRTRPSLQPVRTGSDPVTVDLTAEDDTMALPRLDSLERKLKDLEQQFG, from the coding sequence ATGAGATTGACCGAGATATCGCTGAACTGGCTGCTTCCGGGCGCCGTCCTGCTCCTGGGCCTGCTGGCGGCGATAGCGGTGCTTCGGCGCGGGAAGACCTCGGGGAAGGACGCGAGCGCGGACGACTCGTGGGAACGCAGCGAGGAGCGCCGTCGGCGCAAGGAGGCCATATACGGCACCGCCTCCTATGTGCTGCTGTTCTGCTGCGCGGCCGTGGCCGCCGCTCTCTCCTTCCACGGCCTGGTCGGCTTCGGCGAACAGAACCTCGGCCTCCACAACGGCTGGCAGTACCTCGTGCCGTTCGGTCTGGACGGCGCCGCGATGTTCTGTTCCGTCCTCGCGGTGCGCGAGGCCAGCCACGGTGACGCGGCGCTCGGCTCCCGGATACTCGTGTGGACGTTCGCGGCCGCCGCGGCCTGGTTCAACTGGGTGCACGCACCCAGGGGCATCGGCCACGACGGCGCCCCGCACTTCTTCGCCGGCATGTCCCTGTCCGCGGCCGTGCTGTTCGACCGGGCGCTGAAGCAGACCCGCCGGGCCGCCCTGCGCGAGCAGGGTCTGGTGCCCAGGCCGCTGCCGCAGATCCGGATCGTGCGCTGGCTGCGGGCTCCCCGTGAGACCTACAAGGCCTGGTCGCTGATGCTCCTGGAGGGCGTGCGCAGCCTGGACGAGGCGGTCGACGAGGTCCGCGAGGACAAGCGGCAGAAGGAAGAGGCCCGCCTGCGCCGGCGCGAGCAGCAGCGCATGGAGCGTGCCCAGCTGAAGGCCATCAGCCGGGGCCACCGCGGCTTCGTCGGCCGCGGCGGCGGACGGCAGGCGGAGCCGCCGGCGGCCCTGGAGCGTGCCTCGGCCCAAGTCTCCGCGGAGCCTGCCATATCCACGCCGGAGCAGCTGCCTCCCGTGCGCACGCGTCCCTCACTGCAGCCCGTCCGCACCGGTTCTGACCCGGTGACCGTCGACCTCACCGCGGAGGACGACACAATGGCGCTGCCGCGACTCGACTCCCTGGAGCGCAAGCTCAAGGATCTTGAGCAGCAGTTCGGCTGA
- a CDS encoding ATP-binding protein — MKRQARGGGPITAGASLAEAVQDRTASAGEHAQTPQLRRRLGRADLRAVPEARRALRELLRHWGRPGRSDIAELLTSELVTNALVHTDREAVLTATVGPGGLRVEVRDFVARRPRPRVPNADDGTNGRGLILVQSLADAWGVRSHGVGKAVWFELDAGAA, encoded by the coding sequence ATGAAGAGGCAGGCACGAGGGGGCGGTCCCATCACTGCAGGGGCCTCCTTGGCGGAGGCGGTGCAGGACAGGACCGCGAGCGCCGGGGAACACGCGCAGACGCCTCAGCTCAGGCGCAGACTCGGGAGGGCGGACCTGCGGGCCGTACCGGAGGCACGCAGGGCGCTGCGCGAGCTGTTACGGCACTGGGGCAGGCCCGGACGATCGGACATAGCCGAACTGCTCACCAGCGAGCTCGTCACCAACGCGCTCGTCCACACCGACCGTGAAGCGGTCCTGACGGCCACCGTAGGACCGGGCGGACTGAGAGTGGAGGTGCGGGACTTCGTGGCCCGCAGGCCCAGACCGCGCGTACCGAACGCCGACGACGGTACGAACGGCAGAGGCCTGATCCTGGTCCAGTCCCTCGCGGACGCCTGGGGTGTGCGGTCCCACGGGGTGGGGAAGGCGGTGTGGTTCGAACTCGACGCGGGCGCCGCATGA